A section of the Candidatus Nomurabacteria bacterium genome encodes:
- the rpsB gene encoding 30S ribosomal protein S2, translated as MIKELFAVGAHFGYSKSRSHPSMRSFIYGFKNQQAVIDLEQTVGQLERASAFIRGLAMEGKEILLVGNKIEAMNIVRQAAESLDVPYVASRWLGGTFTNWPQIKSRIDRMHELKDKRDKGELSVYTKKEQLLFSREISRLERYLLSLSNMTKLPAAVVVIDPMQEAIVVSEAGKVKVPVVALAGSDCNLAGVNYPVVANDSNVKSIQFFVDKMVEAYRAGQSDAREAKVTA; from the coding sequence ATGATTAAAGAGCTTTTTGCTGTCGGTGCCCATTTTGGCTACTCTAAGTCGCGGAGCCACCCTTCGATGAGGAGCTTTATCTATGGTTTTAAGAATCAACAAGCAGTGATTGATTTAGAGCAAACCGTTGGTCAACTAGAGCGTGCTAGCGCATTTATCCGTGGTCTTGCTATGGAAGGAAAGGAGATTCTTCTGGTGGGGAACAAGATTGAGGCAATGAACATTGTTCGTCAGGCCGCAGAGAGTTTGGACGTTCCTTACGTCGCTTCGCGCTGGCTTGGTGGAACTTTCACCAACTGGCCCCAGATTAAGTCTCGTATCGATCGAATGCATGAGCTCAAAGATAAACGCGATAAGGGTGAATTGTCAGTTTATACCAAAAAGGAGCAGCTCTTGTTCAGTAGAGAGATTTCTCGGCTAGAGAGGTATCTCTTGAGCCTGTCTAATATGACCAAATTGCCAGCCGCAGTTGTGGTTATTGATCCGATGCAAGAGGCGATTGTGGTTTCGGAGGCGGGTAAGGTTAAGGTGCCGGTTGTTGCACTGGCGGGTTCCGATTGTAACCTGGCGGGAGTAAATTATCCGGTTGTGGCCAACGACTCAAATGTAAAGAGTATTCAATTTTTCGTTGATAAGATGGTGGAAGCATATCGGGCTGGCCAGTCTGATGCTCGAGAGGCAAAAGTGACGGCTTAG
- a CDS encoding elongation factor Ts, which produces MVTVEQIKSLREETGISIAECKKALESANGDMDVARVALGAASVKNAAKKAGRTLGAGVIGEYVHTGRTMAALVELDCETDFVARNEEFIRLASELAMQVAALEPADTTALLEQPFIKDSSLTVAMVIKNTVQKFGERVEVSRFVRMSVGQ; this is translated from the coding sequence ATGGTAACGGTTGAACAAATAAAAAGTTTGCGAGAGGAAACCGGCATATCAATCGCCGAATGTAAGAAGGCCCTGGAATCTGCTAATGGGGATATGGATGTGGCTCGGGTGGCACTCGGTGCCGCAAGTGTAAAGAATGCCGCGAAAAAGGCTGGCCGAACTCTAGGTGCTGGGGTGATTGGGGAATATGTTCACACGGGAAGAACAATGGCCGCTCTTGTGGAGCTCGACTGTGAGACTGACTTCGTCGCGAGAAATGAAGAGTTTATCCGGCTGGCCTCTGAGTTGGCGATGCAGGTTGCCGCCCTTGAGCCGGCGGATACCACCGCTTTACTTGAACAGCCGTTTATCAAGGATTCCAGTCTTACGGTGGCAATGGTTATTAAAAACACGGTGCAGAAATTTGGGGAACGGGTGGAGGTGTCACGGTTTGTTCGCATGTCGGTGGGACAATAA